CTCAGGTTATGTGTGGCAAAGGCCCGGTAATACTGGCTTAGCGTATCCCGATGATTCGAACTTTCCGTGATGGCATCCCCCTCTTTCTTAGGCGTGCCTGGTGCGATGTAAGCCTGACCTAAGCAAAAAATCGGTGAGGTTTGAACATTCGTTCCATCGCCCGAATTGAAGCCTTGGATCTCCAGACAGAAGTCACCTCCAGTCGACATATTCGAGGCATACAGGCTACGCCACTTGCTGGGTGTATCTTCCCAGCCATTACTACTATCTTTCAGACCTCCCTCGCCATAACGCACATTGCTCATCACTAATTCGCGCTCAAAATCGCCATATTGATCCGCCTGAAAAAGCTCTTCTCCACTACTCAACCGCAAATCCATAGCGTAGAATCCACTATAGAGTCCCACGCGGGTATCCACTAGAACACGCACTTCTTCAGCCTCAGCAGGCGGAGGCGTATCTAAAGTATAGAGAGGCAAGGTCGCGGAGGCAGGTTGAAGCGCCAATAACTCGTTTTTCAGAGGAATTTCGATCCGATTCGGACTCCCCGACACGCGGGCCGCCTCAACAAATTCATCGACAGAGAATACTAGGTTCTCTCCGGGCTCGAAGCTGGCACTGAACTTAAAGACGAGTTCGGTGGTGCCTTTCCAAGGAGCGAATGCCTGAAAGGTCGAATCACTCGGTTTCTTTTCCTTATCCGACATCTTTGAATAGAGAATACCATCCGTCGACAAGTCGGCACTCGGAGTCATCGAATGAACAAAATAGGTAGCGCTGCCTTCATTCAAAATGACACCATTGGGATCCGTAAAACTTGACCCATCCGGCAGCTTGGATCCGACCCGGAAATACTCGAAGCCCATCGGATAAGTCACCCGCAGCTCATAGTCCGCACTTGAGAGCTTCGCATCAAATGGATTCCACAGAACCAGAGTAGGCAGCAAATGCAGCTTCACCTGATTGCCTTCGTAGGAAAAACCCGCAAACATCCTGAAATACCCAACGATTGGACTATGATCTTCCGACACCGCGATGCTGCTGTTTTCATCAACCAAATTACTGTCATACCAATCCCGGAGTTTACCCCAAGTCGGTATATTGTTATCCGAATGCGGGAAACCGACATTATCCGCCCCCATGCGAACATCTGTGTTGTAATTTGCCGGGTCCGGAATCGGATCGTCGTCATTCAATCCGCTGCCATTTTCGAAATAAGCGGTTAAATCCTTCTGTAAGCCGCCACGGGCCACATCCACGAGCAACCCCTGCGATGCAATCGTAAAATCATGAAAGCTCGCTCTGCTGGCATCACTGAAACGCTCATCCAGAAGAGAGAGCTGGCCTTCACTCGCAAGCACTTCCAGACGCGGATCACTCGGGCTCAAACTATCCGTGGAGCCATCATAGAACTCCTTAAACTTGGAGGTAAATTCCCATGCGGTATCCTGCGGCGCCAATAAGCGATTACGATATTCTTCACTCGTAATGCTTGTTTCCTCAGCAAAAGGATCCGTCTTCGAAATATTCGCTTTCAGTGATTCATCCCCGACCCAATAAGCGTAGTGACCGGACTCAGAATCCGTTGAAGTGATCGCCTCGCGACTCACCTTGACCCGGCCATCCAAGCCGTCCGTTGAAGCGCTGGCATTCGTTGCACTGCCTGCTCCAACGACCCACACGACATCGTCGTCAACATCCGGATCCGCCAAAACAGTATCCGGAGTGACCTCGCCGCTGACCAACCAAACCGGATCCTGATCCCGGTCCGGAAGTCCATCAGTCAGTGCGGATTCCCAAACCCCGATCCACCGTGGGTTCTTTCCATCCCACCAATCATTCAAATCACTGCGAAATTGCACGCGCCCACTGTCCGATAAGAGTGTCTTAAATCCATAGCGATCATCGGCATTGTCCTTGTAAAGCTGCTGTTTGACCTGAACATCCGGGTAAGCAGCAGTCGCCGACGCAGTGACCCGCTGATCCGGCCCCGCAGTGCGCTGTAATTCCCCGAGCGCGATATTCATGCCCAATAAGGCATTCGTCTTAGCCTTCTGGAGATTCATGCTGGATGTTGCGACCGAGGTTTCAACACTGACAACCGTCGACAAACTCAAGAGTATCAACAGGATCAAGGCCATCAGGCCAAGGGCAACAACCAAGGCAAAGCCCGCACAGTGGGAGCGTTCAGGTAAATGTTTTCGGGGAACTTGGGGCATGATTTGGCTAGAGTGGATAAACTCCCAAAATAGCGAGCGAATGTCTAGCGGCTTAAATTGGTATCTTCAAGTTACCAATTATAAAAAAAGCAACGGTCATTGCCAGCTCAGAGCTCAGGCTTCTGAAGCTCCATCAATAACCGATGGTAACGTCATGATCTTCACTCGTCTGGGCCGCTTCAGAAGCTGCATGTGAGATATCCAAGAAGGTCACTCGCCGACTGATCGCGGCCGCCAGGGGAACCAGCGTCACTTCAAACGCTTTGCCCTTGTCATCAATTAGTTTTCCACGAAGGCCGATCACTGGATTCGTCCAGGGATGCTGCAAGTCCCCGGGCAAGCGAACCACTTCAAATGTTTCACTGGGATCGATCCGACTGCCCCACTTGGAAGCGTCCGCCACATCAACGGCATATTCATATAAACCACTCGCCTCGCCGTTTCGCCAATTCGGGTTTTCAGAAACTTTGGATACCTGAGTCTCGAATGGCAGTCCAAAGGTCAGCGGCCCGCGACGTAAATAATAAGCCGACCCATCTTGAGTCTTTTCGAGCTTCACCGGAAATTTGATCGAGATCTCCACGACATCGCCGGACTGCCATACTTTCCGCAACCAGAGAAGCCCATCCTTCACTTCTGTCTCCATCCCCGGCAAATCAGCAACAACCAGTGCCCCATCTGAAGGAATGCGCACTGCGATTGGAATGTGCTTCGGTTCAGAAACCGTCACAGACAGACGCACGGAATCAGAAAATGGATAATCGGTCTGCTCCTCGATCTTCAGCTCGGTGCCATCCATCTCGGTTTCCAAAACGCATGGCATAAAGTTCATAAGCGCGAGTGCGTCGCCAGAAGGCTGCTTCATCCACCCGCTCGAAAGGTAGTAGTGCACGGGTCTGCCGGACGAAGCGGTGCAGCAGGTGGGTCGGACAATTGAGCTCAGTTGGAAATGCTTCGACAGCCCGATTTCCTTGATGGCGCCCGCTTGTGGCAGATCCGGAATCTCAAGCCGGTCATCGCAGGAGAGATACTGAAGTGCACCAAGGGGGTGAAGGCGCGCGCCTAGCGAGGCATTGAGGTAGAGGCGAGCCGCCAGCTCCGCTGCGTGCGTATCACTTTCATATTGAGCAATCCACGCCAGTGATTTGATCAGTTCAGCCTGCCCACAGTATTCGTAGAGCGCATGCCCATTGCCCAGGCGCTCCTCAATCATCTCATTGCTGACGAGTGCCCCACCCGGAGTCAGGTGCCACTGCAGCTTTTGCATCGCCGAAGCTGCCAAACGATTCGCGCCCGAAACACCCGCTACTTTCAAGGCGGAGGGCAAGTGAAATGACTCCGCAGTGTGCACGCCATGTGCCACAAAACGGGCAATGGGATCCTCGAGAATCTTGCGCCCCAAATCTAGATTACGCTGTGGATACTCGAGATAGCATTCATACATAACCGCAACGTAACGAAGATAGCATTCGTTTCCGGTCAGACGGTAGAGCTGCATCATTGCATCAATGAAAGTAATGCTATGACCATTGCCACAAGCGATCGACGCTTGCTCTCCCGTAATCCCGAACGGACCTTTCGGATAGTGTCGAATCGTCAATTGAGCCGCCTTCTCGACAGCAACTAAGACATCTTCCCGCTTCGTGTGCTCGTGGAAAGCAATCAAGGCAAGGAAGAGGTGGGCTTGCGTATGAAATTCTCCGCCTTTATCACCGTAACGAGGGTCCTCCCGAGAAAGAAACCGGCTGTCCGGGTCATAAATGCCGAGGTAGCCGTCCTCGCTCTGACTCAACAAAATCCTCTCCACATACTCCGTAATGCGCTTCACCGCAGAAGGATTACCGACCTGAAAAGCAGCATGAATAAATGACTCGTGCCAATAAGCTTCTTGTTCCCCCGGCCACCAAGTCGGCTTCTCACCGTCATGGACAATCGGACAGCACTGGGCGGCAAACAGCTCCTTAGTCACATCCTGATTAATCACATCCAGGCGTCCCGGTAGACCTTCTTCAAAGTCCTCTTTCCACATGGTTCGCAGCCAGCCCTCCGGCCGGACTTCACGCGCGGGCAGAATTTGCCACGAAAAACGCGGAGCCGCCTTAGCGCAGGATGATGGACGCTGTGCGGGTGCTATGGACTCCGGTGCGAGTGTGCTTAGGCAATCATTCATGAGTATTTGATGAGACAAATTATCCTCTACTGGTTCGCCATTAATGGCCGATGGATGCTTCGCGCCCGTCTTTTTGCTGGGCCGCTTCTTCGGGGGAGTGGCTGGTGTCGAGGAAGGTCACGCGGCGGCTGATGGCGGCGCCTTCCGGCACGAGGGTCACTGGAAACGGCTTGCCCTCGGCATCGATCAGCTTCCCTTTGAGTCCAATGACAGGCTCGTTCCAAGGATGATCAAAGTCACCTGGAAGCGAAACGGGCACAAACTTCTCGGCTGGATCAATCCGGCTGCCCCATGTCGACTGGTCTTCAACAGCAACCGCATATTCGAAAAGGCCGCCGGGCTCCCCGGTGCGCCAGTTGGGATTCTCCTCAACCTTGGTCAGGTCGGCGGCAAAACGCAGCGCGTAGGTGATCGGACCGCGGCGATAGTAGCTCGCCTTTCCATCCTTGGTTTTTTCAAGAACCACTGGCAAATCGAGCTCAAGGTCGACGACATCCCCAGTCTTCCATTCCTTGGTCAGCCAAAGGAATCCATCTTTTTCGGACTGCTCCATACCGTCTACCGGAACCACCTTCAAGCTGCCTTCCTCAGGCAAGCGGATTGCAATCGGGAAACGGGCAGGACTGGAGACGGTGAAGGCGAGCTTCACGCTATCCGAGAATGGATACTGCGTCTGCTCTTCGATCACGAGCTCCACGCCCGCGATCTCCGTGCGCAGCGTGCACGGCATGAAGTTCATCAGGGCCAGCGCATCGCCAGCCGGACGTTTCATCCACGCGCTGGACAGATAGTAGTGCACCGGGCGGCCGGCGGACGCCGGGCAGCAAGTCGGGCGGATGATCGAGCTGATTTGGAAATGCTTTGTTTTGCCCAGGTTCTTGACGCCTTCGCGTTCCTTGGCATCGGGGATTTCGATGCGGTCATCGCGCGACATGTATTGCAGTCCGCCCAGGGGATGAATCCGAGCTCCCATCGAGGCGTTGAGGAACATACGCTCGGCGCGTCCGGCAGCAACCGTGTCGCTTTGATATTGGGCGATCCAAGTGAGCGATTTGATGAGCTCGGCCTGCGTGCAGTATTCATAGAGTTCGTAGCCATTGCCGTAGAGGCCTTCCACAAACT
The DNA window shown above is from Coraliomargarita parva and carries:
- a CDS encoding beta-L-arabinofuranosidase domain-containing protein, which translates into the protein MWKEDFEEGLPGRLDVINQDVTKELFAAQCCPIVHDGEKPTWWPGEQEAYWHESFIHAAFQVGNPSAVKRITEYVERILLSQSEDGYLGIYDPDSRFLSREDPRYGDKGGEFHTQAHLFLALIAFHEHTKREDVLVAVEKAAQLTIRHYPKGPFGITGEQASIACGNGHSITFIDAMMQLYRLTGNECYLRYVAVMYECYLEYPQRNLDLGRKILEDPIARFVAHGVHTAESFHLPSALKVAGVSGANRLAASAMQKLQWHLTPGGALVSNEMIEERLGNGHALYEYCGQAELIKSLAWIAQYESDTHAAELAARLYLNASLGARLHPLGALQYLSCDDRLEIPDLPQAGAIKEIGLSKHFQLSSIVRPTCCTASSGRPVHYYLSSGWMKQPSGDALALMNFMPCVLETEMDGTELKIEEQTDYPFSDSVRLSVTVSEPKHIPIAVRIPSDGALVVADLPGMETEVKDGLLWLRKVWQSGDVVEISIKFPVKLEKTQDGSAYYLRRGPLTFGLPFETQVSKVSENPNWRNGEASGLYEYAVDVADASKWGSRIDPSETFEVVRLPGDLQHPWTNPVIGLRGKLIDDKGKAFEVTLVPLAAAISRRVTFLDISHAASEAAQTSEDHDVTIGY
- a CDS encoding beta-L-arabinofuranosidase domain-containing protein; the protein is MQFPSSSANTAPRFSWQILPACEISPEAWLRTMWKEDFEEGLPGHLDVINHDVAQELFAAQNSPIVHNGEKPTWWPGEQEGYWHEAYIHAAFQLGDEAAIQRATNYVEAVLRSQGPSGYMGIYNPASRLLRPDDVQYGEFGGELHAQVHLFLALIAFYEYTGRAEVLEAVEKAAQLTIASYPDGPFGTAGEQTPLVGGNSHSGSFIDGMMQLYRHTGDERYLTFVALMYSSYTKHPPRDHDLIPKVLDDHEACFHCHGAHTAESFHWASALVVAGLPGAEARAEAAMEKLGRHLTPGGAMVSNEFVEGLYGNGYELYEYCTQAELIKSLTWIAQYQSDTVAAGRAERMFLNASMGARIHPLGGLQYMSRDDRIEIPDAKEREGVKNLGKTKHFQISSIIRPTCCPASAGRPVHYYLSSAWMKRPAGDALALMNFMPCTLRTEIAGVELVIEEQTQYPFSDSVKLAFTVSSPARFPIAIRLPEEGSLKVVPVDGMEQSEKDGFLWLTKEWKTGDVVDLELDLPVVLEKTKDGKASYYRRGPITYALRFAADLTKVEENPNWRTGEPGGLFEYAVAVEDQSTWGSRIDPAEKFVPVSLPGDFDHPWNEPVIGLKGKLIDAEGKPFPVTLVPEGAAISRRVTFLDTSHSPEEAAQQKDGREASIGH